The Erwinia sorbitola nucleotide sequence GGTAATTACCGGGGCGCAGCTCAGTGAGGCGCTGCCCGCTATCGTGGCGGCGATCACCCTTAACGTTATCTCGATGATCGAATATTCCGCCATCGCTGGCACCATCGGCGCGGGAGGTATCGGCTATCTGGCGGTGGTCTATGGCTACCAGCGTTTTGATAATCACATCATGATCGCCACGATTGTGGTGCTGATTGTCACTATCCAACTGATTCAATTTATTGGCGACCGCGTGGTGGCCGCACTTCAACACTCACAGGGTACACATTCATCATGACGCAGCAGAATTTTGAACTGAAAAAGAAAAAAACCTGGCCGTGGCTGGCAGCCATAGTGGCAATCGTGCTGATCGCCGTTCTCGGCTGGTACTTCAGCGCCCAGCAGCGCCACAGTGTGACTTTTGGCACTACGCTGAAAGTGCATTTTGAACCTGCCATGGCGGGCGAGCAGCGACTGATTGAATATGTCGGCCAGCATATTGCGCCGGACTACGGCATCAGGCTGGAAGCGGTTGGGCTTCAGGATCCGGTACAGGCCGACCGTGCGGTGGCTGAAGGTCAGTACGCCGCAACGGTATATCAGCACCAGTGGTGGCTCAAGCAGGTAGTGGATGCGAATAAATTTGAGCTGACATCAACCCTGCCTCTGTTCCAGTGGGCGTTTGGTATCTATTCCGATCGTTATAAAACCATTGCCGACCTGCCTGAAGGGGCGGAAATTGTGGTGCCGAACGACGGTGCCAACCAGGGGCAGGCGCTCTGGCT carries:
- a CDS encoding MetQ/NlpA family ABC transporter substrate-binding protein encodes the protein MTQQNFELKKKKTWPWLAAIVAIVLIAVLGWYFSAQQRHSVTFGTTLKVHFEPAMAGEQRLIEYVGQHIAPDYGIRLEAVGLQDPVQADRAVAEGQYAATVYQHQWWLKQVVDANKFELTSTLPLFQWAFGIYSDRYKTIADLPEGAEIVVPNDGANQGQALWLLQRIGLIGLDPSVEPRTAKLKDIKENPHKFNFKELDLLTMPRALNSVDAAIGYVSQFDAGKVSRDKGILFPPAPRTFASQLVIGTPYLNDENIIKLKKAFADPRVQQWLKESDDPLVQGVLVPVSDK